The Streptomyces sp. HUAS MG91 sequence CCGGTCCTTCAACTCGCCCATGGTCACGACGGTCTGACCCGCTATCAGCGCGGGCAGCTCCGGGTCGCGGTCCCAGCGCTCCAGAAGCAGGGCATCGATCCGGCTCACCCGACTCACCCGACTCACCCCGCTCACCCCGTTCACCTGACCCACTTCGCTCACGCGACCGCCCCCTTCGCGAAGTGGTCCAGGCTGCGGGCGACGGCGTCCGCGAGCAGCGCCGGGCTCTCGGTGAGCAGCAGATGCCCGCCGGGCACCCACACCGTCCGGGCGCGGTCGCTGAACAGCTCCCAGTCCTCGGTGCGTTCCTCCGGGCACAGCGGATCCGCGTCGCCGAACACCGCGAGCAGCGGGCAGCCAAGAAGCGGTTCCGGCCCCGAGCTGTACTCCTCGACGGCCCGCAGGTCCGCCACGAGCGACGGCAGCAGCAGCGCCAGCATCTCCTCGTTCGCCGCCAGCGACGCGGGCACGCCGCCGAACTCCTTCAGGATCTCGAGGATCTGCTCCGGGTCGTCGGTGTCCCGCAGCCGCCGCCGCTGCGGATCGGGCTTCTCGGTGACCGCCCACTGCGACACCGCCACGAACCCGGCCACCGGCACATCGCCCGTGCGCTGCAACGCCCGTACGGCCTCCAGCGCGAGCACCGCGCCGGAGCAGACGCCGACCACCAGCAGCGGCGCCGAACCCGGCAGCGCGCGGGCCGTCGCGACGACGTCCGCCGTCAACTCGGCCAGCCCGCCCACCGGTTCGCGCACCCGGGACTCGCGCCCCGGCAGCCGCGCCGTGGCCACCGCCCAGTCGGCGGGGGTGTGCGCGGCGAACGCGGTGCCGCTCGCCGCGCCCGCGCCCGCGTGCGGCACGAGCAGCACCCGCCAGGCCGCGTCCTCGGGGCGCGCGCCGTCGAGTCGGAAGGTCTTCACCGGCATCCGCGCGTCACCCGGCCGTCACGAACTCGGCGAGCCCGCGGGCGAGATGGCCCGGATCGTCGGCGCCGACCAGTTCGCGCGCCGAGTGCATGGACAGGCCGGGGACGCCCACGTCGACGGTCGTCACGCCGAGCCGGGCCGCCGTGATCGGCCCGATGGACGTGCCGCACGGCAGCGCGTTGTTGGACACGAACCGCTGCCACGGCACGTCGGCCCGCTCGCAGGCGGCGGCCCACGCGGCGAAACCGGTGCCCTCGGTGGCGTACCGCTGGTTGGCGTTGACCTTGACGACCGGGCCGGCGTTCGGCAGCGGGTGGTTGTCGGGGTCGTGCAGCTCCGCGTAGTTGGGGTGGACGGCGTGGGACATGTCGGCGGAGACGCACAGGCCGCCCGCGAGCGCCCGCTCCCAGTCCTCGGCGCCGCCGCCGCGCGCGGTCACCGAACGGTGCAGCACCCGCTCCAGGAGCGGCCCCTGGGCGCCGGTCTCGGAGCCGCTGCCGGTCTCCTCGTGGTCGAACGCGGCGAGCACCGGGACCCGGTCGGGAGCCGCCTCCGCGGCGGCGGCCAGCAGCGCGGTGACGCCCGCGTGCACGGAGACGAGGTTGTCCAGACGCGACGACACGATGAACTCCCGTCGGGCGCCCAGGAGTCCGGGCGGCTGTACGTCGTGCAGCATCAGGTCCCAGCCCAGGACGTCGGCCGCGTCGATCCCGCCCTCGTGCGCGACCCGGCGCAGCAGCGCGCCGTGCTCGGTCGGGCCGAGCGACCAGATCGGCTGGGTCTGCCGCTGCCGGTGCAGGGACAGCCCGTCGTTCACGGTGTGGTCCAGGTGGATCGCCAACTGCGGTACGCGCAGCAGGGGTTCGTCGATCCGTACGAGGGCGGAGGTGCCGTCGCGCAGCGTCAGGCGGCCGGAGATGCCGAGGTCCCGGTCGAGCCAGGTGTTGAGCGGGACCCCGCCGTAGATCTCCACGGCGACCTGCCGCCAGCCCGCCCGGCCCGTGTCGGGCGTCGGCTTGACGCGCAGGTTCGGCGAGTCGGTGTGCACGCCCATGA is a genomic window containing:
- a CDS encoding thioesterase domain-containing protein encodes the protein MKTFRLDGARPEDAAWRVLLVPHAGAGAASGTAFAAHTPADWAVATARLPGRESRVREPVGGLAELTADVVATARALPGSAPLLVVGVCSGAVLALEAVRALQRTGDVPVAGFVAVSQWAVTEKPDPQRRRLRDTDDPEQILEILKEFGGVPASLAANEEMLALLLPSLVADLRAVEEYSSGPEPLLGCPLLAVFGDADPLCPEERTEDWELFSDRARTVWVPGGHLLLTESPALLADAVARSLDHFAKGAVA
- a CDS encoding M18 family aminopeptidase is translated as MNLPTQAEHVEDLLAFLRESPSPYHAVASAARRLEKAGFTELTGTEEWTGHSGGRYLAKGGALLAWYVPEGAPAHAPFRIMGVHTDSPNLRVKPTPDTGRAGWRQVAVEIYGGVPLNTWLDRDLGISGRLTLRDGTSALVRIDEPLLRVPQLAIHLDHTVNDGLSLHRQRQTQPIWSLGPTEHGALLRRVAHEGGIDAADVLGWDLMLHDVQPPGLLGARREFIVSSRLDNLVSVHAGVTALLAAAAEAAPDRVPVLAAFDHEETGSGSETGAQGPLLERVLHRSVTARGGGAEDWERALAGGLCVSADMSHAVHPNYAELHDPDNHPLPNAGPVVKVNANQRYATEGTGFAAWAAACERADVPWQRFVSNNALPCGTSIGPITAARLGVTTVDVGVPGLSMHSARELVGADDPGHLARGLAEFVTAG